TTCGGGCCGGAAGGGCGTTGCCGCAGGGCCCGTTGCCCAGTCTGGGAAGGCCTCGCGGGTGCTTTACGGCCCGGCCCGGCATATCCGCCCCGGGGGGACCCTTCGGGGCGGGCGCGGCCGGAAGCCTTGACGACGGGGAGCATGATCCTGGGGAATATCCGGCCTGAACGGATTGATTCCCGTTCCCGCCATGTCGCCGCCCCATGCTGCTTTCTCAGGGGAGATGTCCCGCCAGCGCGGCCGGTTATCGCCGGGCCGGAAGCCCCCCTGCGCCCGCGCATGGGCGCAGTTGCTTTTTTTTGCAGGAGGGCTTAGGAAAACCTTCTTTTTATGCTGAAATGCGGCAATCCCGCTGCTAGATTAAGGAGCGCTCCATGACCCGCAAGGACCGGACCGAAGGCATTTACTCCCGCCGGGAGGTGCTGGATGAATCCGAACGTCGCCAATATTACCAGATCCAGCTCAAGGATCTGCTGAGCTACGCATACCGCTACTCCGAAGACGTCAAGAAGCGCTTCGACCGCGCCCAGTTCCAGGTGGGCAAGTTCAAGCAGCTCTCCGACCTCAAGCACATCCCCATCCTCAAGAAGAAGGAACTCATCTTCCTGCAGTCCATGGGGCCGCGCCTGGGCGGGCTTCTCACCAAGGACCTGGGCGACCTGCGCCGCGTGTTCCTCTCCCCCGGGCCCATCTTCGACCCCGAAGACCGCGAGGACGATTACTGGGGTTGGACCGAGGGCTTCTACGCCACGGGTTTCCGTTCCGGCGACGTGGTCCAGGTGTCCTTCAACTACCACCTGACCCCCGCGGGCCTGATGTTCGAGGAGCCGCTGCGCAACCTCGGCTGCGCCGTGATGCCCGCGGGCCCCGGCAACTCCGCCACCCAGCTGGAGATCATGCAGAAGCTGCGCGTCACCGGCTACGTCGGCACGCCCAGCTACCTGATGCACCTGGCCCAGAAGGGCGAGGAGTCGGGCATGAACCTCCGCAAGGACCTCTTCCTGGAAGTGGCCTTCGTCACGGGCGAGAAGTTCTCCGAGAAGATGCGCGCCAACCTGGAGAAGAAGTTCGACCTGATCATGCGCCAGGGCTACGGCACGGCGGACGTGGGCTGCATCGGCTACGAGTGCTTCCAGAAGAACGGACTGCACATCGCCAACCGCGCCTTCGTGGAGATCTGCCACCCCGACACCGGCATCCCCCTGAAGGACGGCGAAGTGGGCGAGATCGTGGTCACGGCCTTCAACAAGACCTACCCCCTGATCCGCCTGGCCACCGGCGACCTCTCCTACATCGACCGCGCGCCGTGCTCCTGCGGGCGCACCTCGCCTCGCCTGGGCAACATCGTGGGCCGCGTGGACACCACCGCCCGCATCAAGGGCATGTTCGTGTACCCGCACCAGGTGGAGCAGGTCATCTCCCGCTTCGAGGAGATCAAGCGCTGGCAGATCGAGGTCACCAACCCCGGCGGCATCGACGAGATGACGCTGCTCATCGAGGCCAGCAACTTCAAGCGCGAAGACGAGCTGCTGCACATGTTCCGCGAGAAGATCAAGCTGCGCCCCGAACTCAAGGTGCTGGCGCCGGGCACGCTGCCCGCGCAGATCCGGCCCATCGAGGACAAGCGCAAGTGGGATTAGCCCGAAACCTTACGCTGGCCGCCCTCTGGGCGGCCATGCTTTTTTCTCCCATGGGGTGCAAGCGCTACAGCGACCTCTCGCCTGAAAAGGCCGCCGCCGCTCCGGCCGCCTTCGAGCCGGGCCAGTTCCTCGACGCGCAGGGCGCGCCCCTGACCCCAGAGGAACTGGCGGAGAAGGCCGCCGGGGCCGCGTACGTGCTCGTCGGCGAGAGCCACCCCTATCCTTGCGACCACCTGGCCCAGGCCCGGGTGCTCGAGGCCATGAGCCGGGCCGGAGCGCCGCCCGTGGTGGGCCTGGAGATGGTCAGCCTGGACCGTCAGGGCGTCCTGGACCGCTTCAACGCAGGCGAGTTCGGAGTGGACGACCTGCCCGCCGCCCTGGACTGGGACAAGACCTGGGGGCACCCCTTCGAGGCCTACCGCCCCGTGTTCGAGGCGGCCAGGAATCTCGGCCTGCCGCTCTACGCCCTGAACGCCCCGCGCGAGGTGGCCCGCAAGACGGGCAAGTTGGGACTCAAGGGCCTGAGCGCGGAGGAGCGGCAGGGCCTCCCGGAGAAGATCATACCGGTCTCCGGCGCCCAGCGCGCCGAGCTGCGCGAGATTTTCGATTCCCACCCCTTCGGCAAGCCCAAGGAGGCCAAGGCCGCCTGGAAGAGCTTCCTGACCGTGCAGGCCCTCTGGGACACCACAATGGCTTACAGGGCCGTTCAGGCCCGCCGCATCTGGGACAGGCCCGTGGCCATTCTGGCCGGGGGCGGGCACGTGGAGCGCGGCTGGGGCATCGCCTCCAGGCTGGCGGCCTACGATCCCAAGGGCGCGAGGCTCTTGATTATGCCCTGGCGCGGCAACGGCCAGCCCGACCCTGCCGAGGCCGGGTTCTTCGCCTTCTGCCCCGAGCCGCCCCGGCGCCCGCGCATCGGCGTGGCCCTGGAGACCGTCGAGGGAGGGCTCTCGGTCACGGCGGTGGACCAGGGCTCCAAGGCGGACGCCGCCGGGGTCCGCCCCGGCGACCTGCTGGTCAAGGCCCAGGGCGAGCAGCTGAGAACCGTCAAGGACCTTCACGCCGCGGCCTTGCGCGCCCTGGAGCAGGGCGGCACCCTGGTGCTTGAGATCGGGCGCGACGGCGGCAGCGTGGAGATCGACATCCCCCTCGTCCAGCCCCAGGACCAGCCCCAGGACCAGCCCCAAGTCCAGCCCAAGGGCCGGGTGGACGCGCCGGGGTCCTGATGCCCGAACTTCCCGAGGTCGAAACCATCGCCAGGGGGCTCGACCCCCTGCTGCGCGGCGCCGTGCTTGAGGGGCTCACCGTGCTGGACCGCCGGGCCTTTCCCGGCAACGGCAAGGCCTTCCTGCGCGAGTTGGCGGGCAGGCGCATCGAGGCGGTCTCCCGGCGGGGCAAGCTGTGCCTTCTCGAGATGGAGGGAGGAGGGCGCATCGCCTTCCATCTGCGCATGACCGGGCGGCTCTACGTGCCCGAACCGGGGGCGCCGCACGAGCGGCACCTGCGGCTGATCCTGCATCTGGCGGACGGGCGCGGCCTGCATTTCTCCGACACGCGGCGCTTCGGCTCCT
The window above is part of the Fundidesulfovibrio soli genome. Proteins encoded here:
- a CDS encoding phenylacetate--CoA ligase family protein; the encoded protein is MTRKDRTEGIYSRREVLDESERRQYYQIQLKDLLSYAYRYSEDVKKRFDRAQFQVGKFKQLSDLKHIPILKKKELIFLQSMGPRLGGLLTKDLGDLRRVFLSPGPIFDPEDREDDYWGWTEGFYATGFRSGDVVQVSFNYHLTPAGLMFEEPLRNLGCAVMPAGPGNSATQLEIMQKLRVTGYVGTPSYLMHLAQKGEESGMNLRKDLFLEVAFVTGEKFSEKMRANLEKKFDLIMRQGYGTADVGCIGYECFQKNGLHIANRAFVEICHPDTGIPLKDGEVGEIVVTAFNKTYPLIRLATGDLSYIDRAPCSCGRTSPRLGNIVGRVDTTARIKGMFVYPHQVEQVISRFEEIKRWQIEVTNPGGIDEMTLLIEASNFKREDELLHMFREKIKLRPELKVLAPGTLPAQIRPIEDKRKWD
- a CDS encoding ChaN family lipoprotein; translation: MGLARNLTLAALWAAMLFSPMGCKRYSDLSPEKAAAAPAAFEPGQFLDAQGAPLTPEELAEKAAGAAYVLVGESHPYPCDHLAQARVLEAMSRAGAPPVVGLEMVSLDRQGVLDRFNAGEFGVDDLPAALDWDKTWGHPFEAYRPVFEAARNLGLPLYALNAPREVARKTGKLGLKGLSAEERQGLPEKIIPVSGAQRAELREIFDSHPFGKPKEAKAAWKSFLTVQALWDTTMAYRAVQARRIWDRPVAILAGGGHVERGWGIASRLAAYDPKGARLLIMPWRGNGQPDPAEAGFFAFCPEPPRRPRIGVALETVEGGLSVTAVDQGSKADAAGVRPGDLLVKAQGEQLRTVKDLHAAALRALEQGGTLVLEIGRDGGSVEIDIPLVQPQDQPQDQPQVQPKGRVDAPGS